The following are from one region of the Plodia interpunctella isolate USDA-ARS_2022_Savannah chromosome 23, ilPloInte3.2, whole genome shotgun sequence genome:
- the LOC128680078 gene encoding glucose transporter GlcP-like has product MLVHEVSPGQQAWTISSVLLFNVACGMMVDESFQATNSETWQKEPPALFYDCTAQYVYFLGLLCSALLMNRCGRRTAYLAASLSAVLSWMAICLAYNEATFAVGQTCGDFAKGAGIILGAMIIGEYTDTSYRGVFLTLASACLAFGKMTACITTDLRMVAMFALIPSVLSFVIACSWPESPPWLLLKKKDEESEDSFIIFKGTQWTQQELFQIQYTNIARLQTTDVLRNVYKSLKNIFRPLVVIMYADILMEASGKHLFEFYGSHIFDMILGESLFNYNLFINIIVANGIVISTLLIIALNRKTVVFLSGVMGILVLFLLSVVLFLTCNNSMMADPWVIISIIAMFIVLTNLGCTTICLTWCGELFPIETKSYGLFLSGVMLYVNKRICSNMMPYLLTDFKLLCAVGLTSLTLSLLILYFIAPETKDRSLSEIEYYFENGDFEDYEEADKNVTSNI; this is encoded by the exons ATGTTGGTCCACGAAGTGTCGCCGGGTCAACAG GCCTGGACAATTTCAAGCGTACTCCTTTTCAACGTAGCCTGTGGTATGATGGTGGATGAATCATTTCAAGCTACCAACTCAGAAACATGGCAAAAAGAACCGCCAGCTTTATTTTACG ACTGTACAGCCCAGTACGTTTACTTTCTCGGTTTGCTATGTTCAGCTCTTTTAATGAACCGGTGTGGGAGACGAACAGCGTATCTTGCTGCCTCATTATCTGCTGTTCTTTCCTGGATGGCCATATGTCTCGCCTATAACGAAGCGACATTTGCCGTTGGCCAAACTTGCGGGGACTTCGCCAAAGGCGCTGGTATCATTTTGGGAGCTATGATCATTGGGGAATACACTGACACAAGTTACAGGGGTGTATTCTTAACTTTAGCCTCGGCATGTTTGGCCTTTGGCAAAATGACAGCGTGTATCACTACAGATTTGAGGATGGTCGCAATGTTTGCTTTGATCCCAAGTGTCTTGTCTTTTGTCATCGCTTGTTCATGGCCTGAGAGTCCACCCTGGCTGCTATTGAAGAAGAAGGACGAAGAAAGTGAAGATTCCTTTATCATATTCAAGGGAACGCAATGGACCCAGCAGGAACTGTTTCAGATCCAATACACGAATATAGCAAGACTGCAAACAACGGACGTGCTTAGAAACGTATACAAGAGTTTGAAGAATATCTTCAGACCCCTTGTTGTCATAATGTATGCTGATATTTTGATGGAAGCCTCTGGAAAACATTTGTTTGAGTTTTACGGCTCGCACATATTTGATATGATATTGGGAGAATCTTTATTcaactataatttattcattaacatTATAGTAGCCAACGGTATTGTGATTTCAACGCTTCTTATAATAGCATTGAACAGAAAAACGGTTGTGTTTCTATCTGGTGTCATGGGGATACTAGTATTATTTTTGCTCAgtgttgtattgtttttaacttGTAATAATTCAATGATGGCGGATCCTTGGGTAATAATATCGATTATTGCAATGTTCATAGTTTTGACCAACCTGGGATGCACCACAATCTGTTTGACGTGGTGTGGAGAACTGTTTCCGATAGAGACGAAAAGTTATGGGTTATTTTTATCCGGCGTAATGCTGTATGTGAATAAAAGAATTTGTTCGAACATGATGCCATATCTCCTGACTGATTTCAAGCTATTATGTGCGGTTGGATTAACTTCGCTTACACTATCtcttttgattttgtatttcataGCACCAGAGACGAAAGACAGAAGCTTGTCCgaaatagaatattattttgaaaatggtgATTTTGAAGACTACGAAGAAGCAGATAAAAATGTGACTTCCAATATCTAA